From the Hevea brasiliensis isolate MT/VB/25A 57/8 chromosome 15, ASM3005281v1, whole genome shotgun sequence genome, one window contains:
- the LOC110635518 gene encoding serine/threonine-protein phosphatase PP1: MDPAVLDGVIKRLLEVKGQPGKQVRLSETEIQQLCITSREIFLSQPNLLELDSPITICGDIHGQYSDLLKLFRCGGFPPHTNYLFLGDYVDRGKQSLETICLLLAYKIKYPEKFFLLRGNHECASVNKVYGFYDECKRRFNVKLWKIFTDCFNCLPVAAIVDERILCMHGGLSPDLHSLDQIVNLQRPSVVPDCGLLCDLLWSDPSGDVKGWGINERGVSYTFGADRVTDFLQKHDLDLICRAHQVVENGYEFFANRRLITLFSAPNYCGEFDNDGAIMTVGQDSVCSIQILKPAD, encoded by the exons ATGGATCCTGCTGTTCTTGATGGTGTGATTAAGAGGTTGCTTGAAGTTAAAGGCCAACCAGGGAAACAAGTGCGGCTTTCTGAGACTGAGATTCAGCAGCTTTGTATCACGTCCAGGGAGATTTTTTTGAGTCAGCCCAATCTTCTGGAGCTTGATTCTCCTATCACAATCTGTG GAGATATACACGGACAATATTCTGATCTTCTGAAGCTTTTCAGATGTGGCGGATTTCCACCTCATACTAACTATTTATTCTTAGGGGATTATGTAGATCGCGGAAAGCAAAGCCTGGAAACTATATGCCTTCTCCTTGCATATAAGATAAAATATCCTGAAAAATTTTTCCTACTGAGGGGAAACCATGAATGTGCTTCTGTAAACAAAgtatatggattttatgatgagtGCAAAAGAAGATTCAATGTCAAACTATGGAAAATATTCACAGATTGTTTCAACTGCTTGCCTGTGGCAGCTATTGTTGATGAAAGAATTCTCTGCATGCATGGTGGACTTTCTCCTGATCTGCACAGTTTGGATCAGATAGTGAATTTACAACGACCTAGTGTTGTTCCAGACTGTGGTTTGTTATGTGATCTCCTCTGGTCTGATCCTAGTGGAGACGTAAAAGGTTGGGGAATAAATGAAAGGGGTGTTTCATATACCTTTGGTGCTGATCGGGTGACAGACTTTCTGCAAAAACATGATCTCGATTTGATTTGTCGAGCTCATCAg GTTGTAGAAAATGGATATGAGTTTTTTGCGAACAGACGACTTATAACCTTATTTTCAGCTCCTAATTATTGTGGAGAGTTTGACAATGATGGTGCTATTATGACCGTGGGTCAGGATTCAGTGTGTTCAATTCAAATACTGAAACCAGCTGATTAG
- the LOC110635531 gene encoding uncharacterized protein LOC110635531 isoform X1, which translates to MGGKNQGNYTIPCLTLHQPWASLLVHGIKRVEGRSWPASVRGRLWIHAASKVPDTATIKAMEDFYREIYAVDGISDLKFPEHYPVSKLLGCVELVGCIKCEELVCWEGLPEGVKLEGQTDFCWLCEEPRKLVVPIEMRGYQRIYNLERKIYEEAVRGLCPIEAPSPVKFPLPDPQDPLSLKPGFLASNHDCSKITKVAESRSLDAAIAGSQAAAAQFSKKRSFRYSAIQEEDMPVSTRTRNKIKEEMLGNE; encoded by the exons ATGGGAGGCAAAAATCAAGGAAACTACACAATCCCATGTCTCACACTGCATCAGCCATGGGCTTCTTTGCTTGTTCATGGTATTAAGCGCGTTGAAGGGAGATCATGGCCTGCTTCTGTTAGAG GCCGACTTTGGATTCATGCAGCTAGTAAGGTCCCAGATACAGCCACAATCAAAGCAATGGAGGACTTTTACAGGGAAATATATGCTGTTGATGGGATATCAGACCTCAAATTTCCAGAACATTACCCAGTCTCGAAACTTCTAG GTTGTGTTGAACTTGTTGGCTGCATAAAATGTGAAGAGCTGGTATGCTGGGAGGGTTTACCTGAAGGG GTGAAACTTGAAGGGCAAACAGATTTTTGCTGGCTTTGTGAAGAACCACGG AAACTGGTAGTGCCAATTGAGATGCGCGGGTACCAACGTATCTATAACCTTGAAAGAAAG ATATATGAGGAGGCAGTTAGAGGTCTTTGTCCAATTGAAGCACCATCACCAGTTAAGTTTCCACTCCCAGATCCACAAGATCCATTATCTTTGAAGCCAGGGTTTCTTGCCTCTAATCATGATTGTTCCAAAATAACCAAAGTGGCTGAATCACGGAGTCTTGATGCTGCTATAGCTGGCTCGCAGGCAGCTGCTGCACAGTTCTCAAAAAAGAGGAGTTTCCGATACTCAGCAATCCAAGAAGAAGATATGCCTGTTTCGACTAGAACGAGAAACAAAATTAAGGAAGAGATGCTAGGTAATGAGTAA
- the LOC110635531 gene encoding uncharacterized protein LOC110635531 isoform X2 translates to MGGKNQGNYTIPCLTLHQPWASLLVHGIKRVEGRSWPASVRASKVPDTATIKAMEDFYREIYAVDGISDLKFPEHYPVSKLLGCVELVGCIKCEELVCWEGLPEGVKLEGQTDFCWLCEEPRKLVVPIEMRGYQRIYNLERKIYEEAVRGLCPIEAPSPVKFPLPDPQDPLSLKPGFLASNHDCSKITKVAESRSLDAAIAGSQAAAAQFSKKRSFRYSAIQEEDMPVSTRTRNKIKEEMLGNE, encoded by the exons ATGGGAGGCAAAAATCAAGGAAACTACACAATCCCATGTCTCACACTGCATCAGCCATGGGCTTCTTTGCTTGTTCATGGTATTAAGCGCGTTGAAGGGAGATCATGGCCTGCTTCTGTTAGAG CTAGTAAGGTCCCAGATACAGCCACAATCAAAGCAATGGAGGACTTTTACAGGGAAATATATGCTGTTGATGGGATATCAGACCTCAAATTTCCAGAACATTACCCAGTCTCGAAACTTCTAG GTTGTGTTGAACTTGTTGGCTGCATAAAATGTGAAGAGCTGGTATGCTGGGAGGGTTTACCTGAAGGG GTGAAACTTGAAGGGCAAACAGATTTTTGCTGGCTTTGTGAAGAACCACGG AAACTGGTAGTGCCAATTGAGATGCGCGGGTACCAACGTATCTATAACCTTGAAAGAAAG ATATATGAGGAGGCAGTTAGAGGTCTTTGTCCAATTGAAGCACCATCACCAGTTAAGTTTCCACTCCCAGATCCACAAGATCCATTATCTTTGAAGCCAGGGTTTCTTGCCTCTAATCATGATTGTTCCAAAATAACCAAAGTGGCTGAATCACGGAGTCTTGATGCTGCTATAGCTGGCTCGCAGGCAGCTGCTGCACAGTTCTCAAAAAAGAGGAGTTTCCGATACTCAGCAATCCAAGAAGAAGATATGCCTGTTTCGACTAGAACGAGAAACAAAATTAAGGAAGAGATGCTAGGTAATGAGTAA
- the LOC110636268 gene encoding early nodule-specific protein 2: MSSPKCLLELFLLGVVVILSATPTSLANRLEPPKGKGEKPPLNHKPPRVHLLSENVGDFHGPPKDKGEKTPPKHQPPHGHLLVEDEEDSFKPPKSKGEKFPSQNPLPGYRRLLAEDVVEDSHKGKGYKPPHGHLLAEEEVVEDSHKGKGEKPPPKQKPPHGHLLAEDVVEDSHKGKGYKPPHGHLLAEEEVVEDSHKGKGEKPPPKQKPPHGHLLVEEEVVEHSHKGKEQKPPPKHKPPHGHLLAEEEVVEDSHKGKGEKPPPKHKPPHGHLLAEKEVVEDSHKGKGEKPPPKSKPPHGHLLAEEEVVEDSRKGKKEKPPHKRPPTN, from the coding sequence ATGTCTTCTCCTAAATGCTTGTTAGAGTTATTCCTGCTCGGAGTAGTAGTGATTCTCTCTGCTACCCCCACATCACTGGCTAATCGCCTAGAACCTCCTAAAGGTAAAGGCGAGAAACCACCCCTAAACCATAAGCCCCCACGGGTTCACCTTTTAAGTGAGAATGTAGGGGACTTTCATGGACCTCCAAAGGATAAGGGTGAGAAAACACCACCTAAACACCAACCCCCACATGGACACCTTCTAGTTGAGGATGAAGAGGATTCTTTTAAACCTCCTAAGAGTAAGGGAGAGAAGTTTCCATCACAAAATCCTCTGCCAGGATATAGACGCCTTTTGGCAGAGGATGTCGTGGAGGACTCGCATAAGGGTAAGGGATATAAGCCACCACACGGACATCTTTTAGCCGAGGAAGAAGTAGTGGAGGACTCACACAAAGGAAAGGGAGAGAAGCCACCTCCAAAGCAGAAGCCACCACATGGACATCTTTTGGCAGAGGATGTCGTGGAGGACTCGCATAAGGGTAAGGGATATAAGCCACCACACGGACATCTTTTAGCCGAGGAAGAAGTAGTGGAGGACTCACACAAAGGAAAGGGAGAGAAGCCACCTCCAAAGCAGAAGCCACCACATGGACATCTTTTAGTTGAGGAAGAAGTAGTCGAGCACTCACACAAGGGAAAGGAACAGAAGCCACCTCCAAAACACAAGCCACCACACGGACATCTTCTAGCTGAGGAAGAAGTAGTGGAGGACTCACACAAAGGAAAGGGAGAGAAGCCACCTCCAAAACACAAGCCACCACACGGACATCTTCTGGCTGAGAAAGAAGTAGTTGAGGATTCACACAAAGGAAAGGGAGAGAAgccacctccaaaatccaagcCACCACACGGACATCTTCTGGCTGAGGAAGAAGTAGTTGAGGACTCAcgcaaaggaaagaaagagaagccACCTCATAAGCGTCCACCAACCAACTGA